The following are encoded in a window of Maylandia zebra isolate NMK-2024a linkage group LG5, Mzebra_GT3a, whole genome shotgun sequence genomic DNA:
- the LOC112430478 gene encoding uncharacterized protein LOC112430478 isoform X3, which yields MKYKAYPSDSNLSDVCQALVVKHPCLKEKGSETGFSAWKISLKYKMSNYRGKLKNLGCSELVINSLKRRGNSNVHPNQVKKPRRAEVNFCPDYPAGETRESQEEERLVLLSEFKKKNNNETIKAKMAQTFPHRRQEILQDMPFVADFKSRWPALFSPREINAEFQRITTIPLTSTFMAQLDNNTTKLTKVFRNKGGTSGRKITEIMAAIDENDTVAMRRVCTLKGLAVYLNEDPNSLIKEYQDVDFHEAESEMEKTLIGIYVIKPEGERDLDPAEDIGIIIEGVAVLRDLPDVATAVVLLFGLIYTLNMSYPSNLRYTFEFFQKVLMGLDAKKLSNKVQVLRNKLLE from the exons ATGAAGTACAAAGCTTACCCTTCAGACAGCAATCTTAGTGATGTTTGCCAAGCTTTGGTTGTAAAGCATCCATGCTTGAAAGAGAAGGGTTCAGAAACTGGATTTTCTGCATGGAAGATCAGTTTGAAGTATAAAATGTCAAACTATCGTGGAAAACTGAAGAACTTAGGGTGTAGTGAGTTGGTCATCAATTCTCTCAAAAGAAGAGGGAACAGTAATGTGCATCCCAACCAAGTCAAGAAACCCAGGAGAGCAGAGGTGAATTTCTGCCCTGATTATCCAGCTGGAGAAACCCGAGAGAGTCAGGAAGAAGAAAGGTTGGTGCTGCTTTCAGAGttcaagaagaagaacaacaatgAAACCATCAAAGCAAAAATGGCCCAAACCTTTCCTCACCGGAGGCAAGAAATTCTTCAGGACATGCCCTTCGTAGCTGACTTTAAAAGCCGATGGCCAGCTCTTTTTTCTCCACGTGAG aTAAATGCTGAATTCCAGCGCATCACTACGATCCCGCTAACATCCACATTTATGGCACAGCTGGACAACAACACAACCAAACTGACCAAAGTCTTCAGAAACAAGGGAGGAACATCTGGACGCAAGATCACAGAAATCATGGCTGCAATTGATGAG AACGACACAGTTGCAATGAGAAGAGTGTGTACGCTGAAAGGACTTGCAGTCTACCTCAATGAAGATCCGAACAGCTTGATCAAAGAATATCAG gaTGTGGACTTCCATGAGGCCGAAAGTGAAATGGAGAAGACGCTCATTGGCATCTACGTCATCAAACCAGAAGGAGAGCGTGACCTTGACCCGGCAGAAGACATTGGTATCATAATTGAGGGTGTCGCTGTGCTCAGAGATCTTCCTGATGTTGCcactgctgttgtgttgttgttcGGCCTGATCTACACTTTAAACATGAGCTACCCATCCAACCTCAGGTACacttttgagttttttcagaAAGTACTGATGGGACTTGATGCTAAGAAGCTATCAAACAAAGTTCAAGTGCTCAGAAACAAACTCCTTGAATAA
- the LOC112430478 gene encoding uncharacterized protein LOC112430478 isoform X1 — protein MWQCKLCKKVVSSRALLLKHYRLVHSRQQYPCAYSDCVCVFKTWNALHSHLSRSHTQRTLDKSVSLATFNCHLCSCCNIASEQEYFSHINNHLKCNETVHCMFEGCSFKTNIYGTFKSHRNRKHNPYTLKDFKIGIANTIVGQTSADDSTDTIVEEDISANIDHDTTTSETEDLANVIELNFASLLLKLENYFHVPSIAIDELLSELHYLISCASVPLTNQVIVDILKNHNLCLDQPVIEELTKAVSFNPLLKAIEKDGTLATAFKRRQYYRKHFEVIDPIEYILDSQSKRTFQYIPILKSLQQIFKQENILNKFVTESRSSSSSSSANSTLRSEAWPLDFRIPEFSFDVELQLTKGNQEFQANGTLLTLKPKLKSDILESLSSEIMKYKAYPSDSNLSDVCQALVVKHPCLKEKGSETGFSAWKISLKYKMSNYRGKLKNLGCSELVINSLKRRGNSNVHPNQVKKPRRAEVNFCPDYPAGETRESQEEERLVLLSEFKKKNNNETIKAKMAQTFPHRRQEILQDMPFVADFKSRWPALFSPREINAEFQRITTIPLTSTFMAQLDNNTTKLTKVFRNKGGTSGRKITEIMAAIDENDTVAMRRVCTLKGLAVYLNEDPNSLIKEYQDVDFHEAESEMEKTLIGIYVIKPEGERDLDPAEDIGIIIEGVAVLRDLPDVATAVVLLFGLIYTLNMSYPSNLRYTFEFFQKVLMGLDAKKLSNKVQVLRNKLLE, from the exons TCTACATAGCCACTTAAGCAGATCACATACCCAAAGAACTCTAGACAAGTCTGTGAGTTTGGCAACATTTAACTGCCATTTGTGTTCCTGCTGCAACATAGCTTCGGAGCAGGAGTATTTTTCTCACATTAACAACCATCTAAAATGTAACGAGACTGTGCATTGCATGTTTGAGGGTTGTTCTTTCAAAACAAATATCTATGGTACATTCAAGTCTCATCGAAATAGGAAACACAATCCTTATACCTTAAAAGACTTTAAAATCGGTATTGCTAACACTATTGTAGgccaaacatcagctgatgacAGTACAGACACTATTGTAGAAGAGGACATAAGTGCAAATATTGATCACGATACAACTACAAGTGAGACTGAAGATTTGGCAAATGTAATAGAACTTAATTTTGCATCTCTTTTACTTAAGTTGGAAAACTATTTTCATGTTCCCAGCATAGCAATTGACGAGTTGCTTTCAGAATTGCACTACCTGATAAGCTGTGCATCAGTGCCTTTGACAAATCAAGTAATTGTAGACATACTCAAGAATCATAACCTTTGTCTAGACCAGCCTGTTATTGAAGAACTGACAAAGGCAGTTTCTTTTAACCCTTTGTTAAAAGCCATAGAAAAGGACGGCACACTTGCCACTGCCTTCAAACGCAGACAGTATTACAGAAAACATTTTGAAGTAATTGATCCAATTGAATACATTCTCGACTCCCAAAGCAAGAGGACCTTTCAGTATATTCCTATTCTAAAATCATTACAGCAGATatttaaacaagaaaacataCTGAACAAATTTGTCACAGAATCCAGGTCATCAAGCTCCTCGAGCTCAGCAAACTCCACGCTGCGATCAGAAGCCTGGCCACTGGACTTTCGCATACCTGAGTTTAGCTTCGATGTAGAGCTGCAATTGACAAAAGGCAACCAGGAATTCCAAGCCAATGGAACACTTTTAACCCTAAAACCAAAGCTCAAGTCTGACATTTTAGAGAGCTTGTCTTCAGAAATTATGAAGTACAAAGCTTACCCTTCAGACAGCAATCTTAGTGATGTTTGCCAAGCTTTGGTTGTAAAGCATCCATGCTTGAAAGAGAAGGGTTCAGAAACTGGATTTTCTGCATGGAAGATCAGTTTGAAGTATAAAATGTCAAACTATCGTGGAAAACTGAAGAACTTAGGGTGTAGTGAGTTGGTCATCAATTCTCTCAAAAGAAGAGGGAACAGTAATGTGCATCCCAACCAAGTCAAGAAACCCAGGAGAGCAGAGGTGAATTTCTGCCCTGATTATCCAGCTGGAGAAACCCGAGAGAGTCAGGAAGAAGAAAGGTTGGTGCTGCTTTCAGAGttcaagaagaagaacaacaatgAAACCATCAAAGCAAAAATGGCCCAAACCTTTCCTCACCGGAGGCAAGAAATTCTTCAGGACATGCCCTTCGTAGCTGACTTTAAAAGCCGATGGCCAGCTCTTTTTTCTCCACGTGAG aTAAATGCTGAATTCCAGCGCATCACTACGATCCCGCTAACATCCACATTTATGGCACAGCTGGACAACAACACAACCAAACTGACCAAAGTCTTCAGAAACAAGGGAGGAACATCTGGACGCAAGATCACAGAAATCATGGCTGCAATTGATGAG AACGACACAGTTGCAATGAGAAGAGTGTGTACGCTGAAAGGACTTGCAGTCTACCTCAATGAAGATCCGAACAGCTTGATCAAAGAATATCAG gaTGTGGACTTCCATGAGGCCGAAAGTGAAATGGAGAAGACGCTCATTGGCATCTACGTCATCAAACCAGAAGGAGAGCGTGACCTTGACCCGGCAGAAGACATTGGTATCATAATTGAGGGTGTCGCTGTGCTCAGAGATCTTCCTGATGTTGCcactgctgttgtgttgttgttcGGCCTGATCTACACTTTAAACATGAGCTACCCATCCAACCTCAGGTACacttttgagttttttcagaAAGTACTGATGGGACTTGATGCTAAGAAGCTATCAAACAAAGTTCAAGTGCTCAGAAACAAACTCCTTGAATAA
- the LOC112430478 gene encoding uncharacterized protein LOC112430478 isoform X2 encodes MWQCKLCKKVVSSRALLLKHYRLVHSRQQYPCAYSDCVCVFKTWNALHSHLSRSHTQRTLDKSVSLATFNCHLCSCCNIASEQEYFSHINNHLKCNETVHCMFEGCSFKTNIYGTFKSHRNRKHNPYTLKDFKIGIANTIVGQTSADDSTDTIVEEDISANIDHDTTTSETEDLANVIELNFASLLLKLENYFHVPSIAIDELLSELHYLISCASVPLTNQVIVDILKNHNLCLDQPVIEELTKAVSFNPLLKAIEKDGTLATAFKRRQYYRKHFEVIDPIEYILDSQSKRTFQYIPILKSLQQIFKQENILNKFVTESRSSSSSSSANSTLRSEAWPLDFRIPEFSFDVELQLTKGNQEFQANGTLLTLKPKLKSDILESLSSEIMKYKAYPSDSNLSDVCQALVVKHPCLKEKGSETGFSAWKISLKYKMSNYRGKLKNLGCSELVINSLKRRGNSNVHPNQVKKPRRAEVNFCPDYPAGETRESQEEERLVLLSEFKKKNNNETIKAKMAQTFPHRRQEILQDMPFVADFKSRWPALFSPREINAEFQRITTIPLTSTFMAQLDNNTTKLTKVFRNKGGTSGRKITEIMAAIDERHWLLVNFKVHFKILVLVLRALHGQAPSYNGDLLSPNTPSRSLRSSDQSLVVHNSLKTKSDRSLLLWPPNSGTLLLSLRSVDSVVYF; translated from the exons TCTACATAGCCACTTAAGCAGATCACATACCCAAAGAACTCTAGACAAGTCTGTGAGTTTGGCAACATTTAACTGCCATTTGTGTTCCTGCTGCAACATAGCTTCGGAGCAGGAGTATTTTTCTCACATTAACAACCATCTAAAATGTAACGAGACTGTGCATTGCATGTTTGAGGGTTGTTCTTTCAAAACAAATATCTATGGTACATTCAAGTCTCATCGAAATAGGAAACACAATCCTTATACCTTAAAAGACTTTAAAATCGGTATTGCTAACACTATTGTAGgccaaacatcagctgatgacAGTACAGACACTATTGTAGAAGAGGACATAAGTGCAAATATTGATCACGATACAACTACAAGTGAGACTGAAGATTTGGCAAATGTAATAGAACTTAATTTTGCATCTCTTTTACTTAAGTTGGAAAACTATTTTCATGTTCCCAGCATAGCAATTGACGAGTTGCTTTCAGAATTGCACTACCTGATAAGCTGTGCATCAGTGCCTTTGACAAATCAAGTAATTGTAGACATACTCAAGAATCATAACCTTTGTCTAGACCAGCCTGTTATTGAAGAACTGACAAAGGCAGTTTCTTTTAACCCTTTGTTAAAAGCCATAGAAAAGGACGGCACACTTGCCACTGCCTTCAAACGCAGACAGTATTACAGAAAACATTTTGAAGTAATTGATCCAATTGAATACATTCTCGACTCCCAAAGCAAGAGGACCTTTCAGTATATTCCTATTCTAAAATCATTACAGCAGATatttaaacaagaaaacataCTGAACAAATTTGTCACAGAATCCAGGTCATCAAGCTCCTCGAGCTCAGCAAACTCCACGCTGCGATCAGAAGCCTGGCCACTGGACTTTCGCATACCTGAGTTTAGCTTCGATGTAGAGCTGCAATTGACAAAAGGCAACCAGGAATTCCAAGCCAATGGAACACTTTTAACCCTAAAACCAAAGCTCAAGTCTGACATTTTAGAGAGCTTGTCTTCAGAAATTATGAAGTACAAAGCTTACCCTTCAGACAGCAATCTTAGTGATGTTTGCCAAGCTTTGGTTGTAAAGCATCCATGCTTGAAAGAGAAGGGTTCAGAAACTGGATTTTCTGCATGGAAGATCAGTTTGAAGTATAAAATGTCAAACTATCGTGGAAAACTGAAGAACTTAGGGTGTAGTGAGTTGGTCATCAATTCTCTCAAAAGAAGAGGGAACAGTAATGTGCATCCCAACCAAGTCAAGAAACCCAGGAGAGCAGAGGTGAATTTCTGCCCTGATTATCCAGCTGGAGAAACCCGAGAGAGTCAGGAAGAAGAAAGGTTGGTGCTGCTTTCAGAGttcaagaagaagaacaacaatgAAACCATCAAAGCAAAAATGGCCCAAACCTTTCCTCACCGGAGGCAAGAAATTCTTCAGGACATGCCCTTCGTAGCTGACTTTAAAAGCCGATGGCCAGCTCTTTTTTCTCCACGTGAG aTAAATGCTGAATTCCAGCGCATCACTACGATCCCGCTAACATCCACATTTATGGCACAGCTGGACAACAACACAACCAAACTGACCAAAGTCTTCAGAAACAAGGGAGGAACATCTGGACGCAAGATCACAGAAATCATGGCTGCAATTGATGAG CGTCACTGGCTGCTGGTCAACTTCAAGGTTCATTTCAAGATCCTGGTTCTGGTCCTTAGGGCCTTACATGGACAAGCACCATCATACAATGGAGATCTTCTCAGTCCCAACAcccccagcaggtccctgaggtccaGTGATCAAAGCCTGGTAGTGCACAACAGTCTAAAGACCAAAAGTGACAGATCATTGCTGCTGTGGCCCCCAAACTCTGGAACTCTCCTCCTAAGCCTTAGATCAGTGGACTCAGtggtttacttttaa